TGTGATGACTAATATGCTTCCGGCAGGCAGATCCCGGGGCTTTTTCATATCGCCCGGAAGGATGGCTATGAAAACCCCTTTTTCGCCCCCGGTTTTACCTCGCCAGGCGGTTCTGTAACGGGCGCCGTTGGGAAAAATAACATCCGGAAACGTTCCGACCTGCCACCTGCATCCCGCCTGCACCGCACGGGCATACAGCCATCCCAGCGCCACCCGCCGGCGAAAAGACTCCTCGGTCTTGGGCGCCGGCGTGCCGGCAGCCAGGATCAGCCTGGTTCCACCCGTCTCGGAAATTTTTACAAGCCCTCTTGACAGGAGTCTCCGTATCACCTTCCTCGCAGCCGGTCCGAAAAGCACGCCGAGCGCCGGCATAGTCATGCCGTCGCTTGCCCGGAGGTGGCCTAAAACCTCTCTTTGCCGTTCCGAAAGCACGATGTTCGACATTAATAGCGCCTCCCCACAAGCTCCAGTCTGAGCAGGTGTTCCGCCCTGTCAAACTTCTTGACAATGCAATTTACATTGCTGCCCCGGCGGCAACCGTAGCGAGGGGGATAAGGAGCTATACCCAAAACGCCCGGCGGAACCTCCACAAAAACATGCTTTCTAAGCCTCCCTTTCGAGTCAGTGATGTCGCGCAACGCCCGCACCGTGCCGGCTACGAAATCGCCGCGGCGAAAATCCGCTTTCTCCCAGGGATCGGGAAGAGCGTCCCTGACCGAAACATCTATAATCCCCTGCTGGGGAGCAGTCCGCACCACTTTAGCTTTGACAGGCTGCCCGGGCACAAATTGGACAGATAGAGGCAAGGTCGTCGAGTAAGTAGCGCGGTTAGCAGGTACCTCGACCAGGACCCCTCCCCCGACGTCGAGGAGCAATCGGGGCGGTCTATCATTGTTGCGAGGCAGAACCGCACGAACAACGCAGTCGATAATCTCCCCTTCTTTGATGTGCTCAAATACCGCTGCCTGCGCCTCTGACACGGCCTCGCCCCGGGAGCAGGCAACCATGCCGTCCTCTTTTCTAATTCCTTTGACTTTCACCCTTATGATTTGGCCAGCAAACCTTTGCATGAGGCTTTTATCTGCCAGGCCGGATTCGGAAGCCGGTATAAGTCCACGGATCCCGGCGCCATTCACGGCAGGAAATATAACTTCCCAAACGGGAGAAACTCCGTCCGGCCAAGTGACGCGCGTGACGTACGCCTCCATTGTCCGACCCCGTTCATAAGCATCGTGAATTACCTCCCACGGATCGGCCGCCGCAACATATCCTTCGGGTTTAATCACAGAAGTCATCTTTAACGCCTCCTCAAGTTAAAATTGGCCGCTATACTAGAGGACCCTGTAGAGCGCAAGCAATAGCGCCCCCGTTATAGGCAGCTCAAAAACACTGCCTGTACGCAGGGGGCCGCGAATAGAAATTGCTAAAACAGGCGAAAAGGGTTCGACGCCGGAGCGCGTCAAACCGTCAAGCAAAAGATGGGACATCGCCCCAAGGACCGCTGTGCAAAACCATACCCAGGTTGGAGCGGAATAAATAATTTGCCCGAACGAACAATGAAACATCCTGCCCGCAAAACCCGCTAAAATACCGAGGCCGAGACAAAACCATACCGTATGGGTTATCGTCCTATGCCCCGCGGCAACTTCAAGCAGCACCGACGCCGGTCTCAACCGCCGGCCGATAATACTGCCGGGATGGTCTATATCGGGAAGCAGCGCGGCCAGCGCCCCGAGAGCCGCGGCCCCGCCGGCCGGAACACCCGTGCAGTGTCCGACGAGCGCCCCCGCCAAGGCGCCCGCTGCGGCGTGCGTGTAACCCCTCATCCTTCTCCCGCCCTTCGGAACAAATCTTCCACCATTTCCGCCGCGTCGAAATCGCCTGCAACAGTAGTCTCTTTTCCGCCCCGTTCAAACGAGCGGTTCCTCTTCTTCTGCTCGATGGGCGCTCCTTCAGGCAGGGGCGGGATCTGTACCTCCGCCGCCCGCTGCGGCACGACCTCCGCGAGCGTCTCTACCGCCGTTCCCCGGATTTCCCGCGCCTGGGGAAGGTCTTTCATCCAGTCGATCTTTCTGAGATAAAGCGGAAGCGTCCACCTGACCAGGGCCACCGCCGCGAGCGGGTCCATGCCGGAGAGCTCTTCAGGTTCCATAAGGGGCCTTCGGACAACGGTTTCGGTCCGCTTCGGCATCTCGACGCGGTTCCAGGGCAGCGTGACGTTCTTCCTCTCGGTCTCGGCATACACCGCCGCCTCTCCCAGGCGAGACGAAAAGTACCGGGTGGTCGTGGCGTCGTCCCCGCCCAGAAAGAGCTGGATGGGGCAGTTCGCCATGATGTTCTCGGCGTCGGCCGCCCCGTAGTTGTCCTGCAGCTGCTTCAGCCCCTGCAGCACGAACTGGATTTTTATTCCGAGGCTCCGGGCGGTGGAGATGACCTCCCTGAACCCCGGCACCTGCCCGATATTCGCGAACTCGTCGAGCAAAAAGCGCGTCGAATTCGGGAGCTTTCCCCCATTCTCCGCGGCAAGCCCGTAGAGGCGCCTGAAAAAGAAATAGTAAAACGCCGCCAGCACGGGCCGCAAATGCCCCGCACCGACGGGGATAACGCAGAAAAGGGCGGCCTTCCCCCGCCCTATTGCGGAGAGATCTATTTCGTGCCGGGAAAGGAGCTGCGCCACGGATGCCGTCCGCGCCACGTTCAGCTTGGCCGAAAGACCGCTTACGGCGTTGTCGTAGTTGCTCGAGACCGCGCCGCGCCATTCTTCGTAGCCTTCAAGCCGCAGGCTGCCCGTTTTATACGCTTTTTCGAACCGTTCATTCAGCACCTCCGCCGGCCAGGAGAGGAGGCTGAGCGCAGAGCGGAGGTGGGTCTGCTCCTCCGGGAAATCGGCGCGGAGCAGGTAGACTAACGCTTTCAGAAGCTGGATTTCCTTCATCATGAAGTACCCGGACCTGTCGGCCACCGCGTTCTGCACGATTGCAGTTGCAAAAGCGGTGATTTCCTCGTCGTCCCGGCATTCCAGAACCGGGTTCCAGCAGTTCCCCCACTCCGGCTGCATGAGGTTGAACACGAACACTTCGTAACCCCTTGACCTGAGCCAGGGGGACAGCAGGCAGGCGAGTTCCCCTTTCGGGTCGGTGAGCACCAAGCTCTCTCCCTCCACTGCCGCCGCGACCGCGTTCGGAACCACAAAGGAGTAGCTTTTTCCCCCGCCCGTGCCTGCGATCACGGCAGCGTGTTGAGGGAGCGGGGGAATACATTTATCCGGATAAAGGCGAACGATTCTCCCGTCCAGCTTTCCGATAACCGTGCCCCCGCCAAACCCTCCCTCTTCTCCTTCTTTTGGAGGGCCGAAATTCGCCACGTGAACCAGGTCCGCGTCTCCGGCCCAGCGCCGCGTTCCCTTTGCGGCGTTTTCCGCGACCGGCAGGCCGTGAACCCGCCTGGCGCTGTGCTCTCTGCCGCCTCTTCCTCCGGCGTAAAAGGACAGCAGGAGACCCACAGCGCCACCCAGCACCAGGCCAAGCCTCCCGGCCCGGTTTGCGGGGTTGTGCAGTTTGCGGCCGGAAAGCCAGGACTGCCACACTACCGGGGGAGCCTGGCGTTCTATGAAGCGGTGCTCCTGAAGGTCGAGCTTCGGTAAAGACTGTAAGAAGTTTACGGTGTAGGCGAAAGTTACGGCAAAAAGAAAAGCGCAGACCGGCACCAGCAAGACAGCAGCGTGCTTTCCCCTGCTCCGGTCGAAAACGAGACCGGCTAAAAGTAAAAGCGTAAGAAAACCGGGAACAGGCCAGAGATAGGCGAGAGCAACAATGCATACAGCTGCTGCGCCCAGTAAAATAACCGCCTTCTTCTCTTGAAGGCAATCGCGTATCCGCGAAAAATCCGATTTTCCAATG
This DNA window, taken from Bacillota bacterium, encodes the following:
- a CDS encoding type IV secretory system conjugative DNA transfer family protein, with the translated sequence MTLRVFQGIGKSDFSRIRDCLQEKKAVILLGAAAVCIVALAYLWPVPGFLTLLLLAGLVFDRSRGKHAAVLLVPVCAFLFAVTFAYTVNFLQSLPKLDLQEHRFIERQAPPVVWQSWLSGRKLHNPANRAGRLGLVLGGAVGLLLSFYAGGRGGREHSARRVHGLPVAENAAKGTRRWAGDADLVHVANFGPPKEGEEGGFGGGTVIGKLDGRIVRLYPDKCIPPLPQHAAVIAGTGGGKSYSFVVPNAVAAAVEGESLVLTDPKGELACLLSPWLRSRGYEVFVFNLMQPEWGNCWNPVLECRDDEEITAFATAIVQNAVADRSGYFMMKEIQLLKALVYLLRADFPEEQTHLRSALSLLSWPAEVLNERFEKAYKTGSLRLEGYEEWRGAVSSNYDNAVSGLSAKLNVARTASVAQLLSRHEIDLSAIGRGKAALFCVIPVGAGHLRPVLAAFYYFFFRRLYGLAAENGGKLPNSTRFLLDEFANIGQVPGFREVISTARSLGIKIQFVLQGLKQLQDNYGAADAENIMANCPIQLFLGGDDATTTRYFSSRLGEAAVYAETERKNVTLPWNRVEMPKRTETVVRRPLMEPEELSGMDPLAAVALVRWTLPLYLRKIDWMKDLPQAREIRGTAVETLAEVVPQRAAEVQIPPLPEGAPIEQKKRNRSFERGGKETTVAGDFDAAEMVEDLFRRAGEG
- a CDS encoding metal-dependent hydrolase, with the protein product MRGYTHAAAGALAGALVGHCTGVPAGGAAALGALAALLPDIDHPGSIIGRRLRPASVLLEVAAGHRTITHTVWFCLGLGILAGFAGRMFHCSFGQIIYSAPTWVWFCTAVLGAMSHLLLDGLTRSGVEPFSPVLAISIRGPLRTGSVFELPITGALLLALYRVL
- a CDS encoding 30S ribosomal protein S1, with protein sequence MTSVIKPEGYVAAADPWEVIHDAYERGRTMEAYVTRVTWPDGVSPVWEVIFPAVNGAGIRGLIPASESGLADKSLMQRFAGQIIRVKVKGIRKEDGMVACSRGEAVSEAQAAVFEHIKEGEIIDCVVRAVLPRNNDRPPRLLLDVGGGVLVEVPANRATYSTTLPLSVQFVPGQPVKAKVVRTAPQQGIIDVSVRDALPDPWEKADFRRGDFVAGTVRALRDITDSKGRLRKHVFVEVPPGVLGIAPYPPRYGCRRGSNVNCIVKKFDRAEHLLRLELVGRRY